The following is a genomic window from Adhaeribacter radiodurans.
GTTGGTATTATAAAATCCGCCGTAAGGCAATACTACTACAGGTTCTGCCTCCGGATTATCCGGGTCACGGTACAAAAATTTATTCCGTTCCCGAATAGTAGCATCACCAGCGGCGCGGTAAGCATTAGCCATATTCGAATTTTCCCGCACTTTGTGCTCCTGGCCGGTTCTGGCGTACCGCAGGGCTCCTAAAAAGCTATATTTTAAATTAGGCAGAATCTTGTAAGTAAATTCGCCTTGCAGCTTTAAGTCCAGTAAAGAAATATCAAGGGTATTATTTTCGAGTTCGTCGAGAATATTAAAGGGAGCATAGTTGCGGCGGAAATATTCGCGGTTACCGTTTTGGTCGTAAGCCCGCAGGGTTCGGCTGGTGTTTAAAGCATAGCTGTAAGGGTTGATATCAAAATCGCGGTCGTACTGCCCGCTTACGGCATTACTTACCCGGCCAATAGTACCCGGTGCCTGTTGGTCGCGGATGGAGCCTTGCGAAATCAAACCAAACGAAATTTTATCCGACACATTGAAGTTAGCCCGTACGTTGCCGGTAAAGCGCTTTACCTGGTCGGCCACGGTCCAACCGTTATCCTGTAAATAACTAGTAGAAATATAAAATTGTGATTTTTCGGTTCCCGATGATACGCTTAAGGAATGCTCCTGCATGAACGAATTGCGGAATAATGTATCAAACCAATCGGTATTCGCGCGGGCATAGGGCTCTAAGAAAGCAGCTCTCGCCTCCGGCGTATTTTGTAAGCCAAACTGGCCAGTAGCAGGGTCGAAACGATTAATCTCGTCGTACATTTTAGTAAATACGCCCCCATCTTGCCGCCGCGAAGCATCTGAATGGTTCAGCCAGCCTTTACGTTGCAGCTCACTGTACACCGACATTTGGTCGGCGGAGTTCATGATGTTGAAATTACTGTAGGTAGGCTTTAAGTAAGTAGTAAAATTGCCCGTATAGGAAACAATAGGTTTACCTACTTTTCCTTTTTTTGTAGTTATTACAATTACGCCGTTCATGGCGCGGGCTCCGTACAAGGCCGTAGCCGAGGCATCTTTTAGAATCTGAAAGCTTTCAATGTCGTTCGGGTTTAAACCAGCCACCGAAGAACCCACTAAAGTAGAAGGGTCGCCGGTAGATAATTGTTCATTCGATACGTTTACAATATCTTCTAAGGGAATGCCGTCTACTACCCACAACGGTTTGTTTTCGCCGGTAATGGAAGTAGCGCCCCGTACCCGTATTTTAGGCGCCGCACCAAAGGTTCCCGATACGTTCTGTACCGATACACCGGCAACCCGCCCTTCCAGCATGCGGCTTACATCATTTACTCCTTCCCGCTTCGAATCATCGGCTTTCAGGAGAGCGGCCGAACCAGTAAATAGCTTTCGATCAATAGTTTGGTAACCAGTAACCACCACTTCATTTAAAGCACTAATATCTTCAGACAAAGTAACATTAAAAGAAGTACGGCCCGCTACCGGAATTTCCTGACTTTTATAACCAATCATTGAAAATACCAGTACCGCAGCATTGTCTTTCACGGTTAATTTAAAATTACCGTTGGCATCGGTGGTAGTACCGTTATTAGTTCCCTTTTCCACTACCGTTACCCCAGCACCATTTTCGGTACCACCAGCGCCTTGTACTTTTACAGTACCGCCTACGGGAACATCCCAAACCGTAACGATGTGCTCACGGGCTACTGTTGGAACAGACAACGAGGAAAAGCTTAGGGAACCTAGTAAAAATATAATTTTTAATCGTCGTACTTTATTTGGGTAATTATTTTGATGCATATAAATCCTGATTTTATACGAAAGGGTAATTTATATTTTACCCTATTAGCAGATTTCCTTTACAGAAGATAATTTACAGAAATAATGTGAATTAATCTCATATAGGAAACTAATAATTTATACTGCCTGAATCAGCAGAATAAACAGGAGCAAAACAGTGCAAAAAGAAATAAGTTTTAAAGTTTGGATTGATTTAGAAGAATACCCAAATAGTACGAAAACAAGCTAAGTTATATTGCAGAAAATTAAAGCAAAATTTAATTTTTTTACTAAATACATTTTTTATTCAACCGAAAAACTCGGGCTAATTTACCCGATTGAAAATACACGTGTAGTTCCGCGAACAGAATTTGTTCCTATTCATTGGATGTAAAAAAAAGCTGCTAATTTAAAAATTTAGACGGTAGAAAAGCTAAATGGAAGAGTAACTCAGCGGAAAGAAATCAAGAATCACTTTAATGAGCTTGAGAAGCGAATCTCTATTAATGAAAGGCAAAGAAAAAAAATTAAGTTATAAACAAAAAGGCAGTTATATAACTGCCTTTTTTATGCAGGTGAGTTAACTTATAAGTAAAAGTAACCTTCTCCTACTAAAACACTTTTACCCCCAACTTTAACTCCGGTAATGGTATCGTTCTCGTGCCCAATGGTAATATACAATAAACTGGGGCGACCCATTTCAAAGCCTTGTTCACAGATAATTTTAACTTCGGTTGTGTCCGTTTCTGTTGGTACCAAGCCGTGATGCACCAAGTAACAACCCAAAGGACCGCAAGCACTACCTGTAGCAGGATCTTCCGGAATGCCAAAAGCAGGAGCGAACATGCGACCGTGTACAGTATGTGCCGCTTGCTCTGTTTCTAGGGAGAACAGAAAAATGCTGTCGGTATTTATATAACGTAGCTGATTTTCGAGTACTTCGGTACGCAAACGCGCTTTTTTAACCGCCGCCATACTTTTTAATGGAACATACAAGTAAGGTACACCGCACGAAACTACTTGTGCCGGTTGTTCCGTTACAATATCTGCTACATCAACTGAAAGTAAATCTGCTAAAACCTGCGCATTTGTTACGGTTTGCCCAAACTCCGGTAAGGGTTGCGACATGGTAATTAATCCCAAATCCTGACCATTCTGCTCAAATACTATTGGTATATCTCCTACTCCTTCTTCAAAAATTAACCGGTTCCGACCTTCCGCCGATAATAATTTTTGTTGTAATAACACGTATGCAGTGCCAATAGTTGGGTGGCCTGCCATTGGCAATTCCTTGCCCGGCGTGAAAATTCGCAATTTTATATCATTCTGCGGATTTTCTGGGGGCAGTACAAAGGTTGTTTCAGAAAGGTTTAATTCTTTCGCGATGCGTTGCATTAAATGTTCGGGCACTTCCTGACCATCCGGAAAAACCGCTAGTTGGTTACCTCCGAATACCTCATCCGTGAAAACGTCCGCTAAATAATACAATACTTTTTTCATGCTTTAGTAGCTACCAGAGCTTGATCAATATCCGCAATTAAATCGTTCACGTTTTCTAATCCAACGGATATCCGGATAAGACCATCAGAAATACCTACTGCCGTCCGTTCAGATTCGGTCAGTTTAGAATGGGTAGTAGAAGCCGGATGCGTAACAGTAGTACGCGTATCGCCCAGGTTAGCTGTTTTAGAAGCGATTTGTAAAGCATCCATAAATTGGTGCGCGCGCGCATAACCACCTTTTACCACGAAGGTAACAATGCCACCGCCTTGTTTCATTTGTTTTTTAGCCAACTCGTATTGCGGGTGCGAGGGTAAAAACGGATACAAAACGCTCTCCAATTCAGGATGATTATCTAAGAACTCTGCTAAAGTTAAAGCACTCTGACAGTGCCGATCCATCCGGACAGGTAAAGTTTCAAGGCTTTTACTTAAAATCCAGGCATTAAACGGCGATAAAGCCGGCCCTGTATGGCGCGCAAAAAAACGAATTTCGTCGATTAAATCTTGCCGTCCTACAATTATACCACCTAATACCCGGCCTTGGCCATCAATAAATTTAGTAGCCGAATGAATAACCAAATCTGCGCCGTAAGATATTGGGGTTTGCAGGTAAGGTGTGGCAAAACAGTTATCAACACTTAAAATTAAATTGTGTTTCTTTTTTAAGTTGCCCAGCCATTCTAAATCTATCAACTCCAACTGCGGATTTGAAGGAGTTTCGATAAAAATTAATTTAGTATTTGGCTGAATTAGCGCTTCCCATTCTTCCGGACGAGCTGCATCGGCATAGGTATGCGTAATACCCCACTTAGACAGAACTTTGGTAAGCAATTGGTGCGACGACCCAAACACCGAACGTGAAGCCAGAATATGATCGCCGGATTGCAAGATGGCTCCAAAACCAGAAAAAACTGCCGCCATACCTGTAGCAAAGGCAAAGCCATCTTCGGCACCTTCTAACAAACACATCTTATCAATGAACTCAGATGTATTCGGATTGGAAAAGCGGGAATAGATATTCCCTTCCAGTTCATCGGCAAATAAGGCACGTCCCTGCTCGGCCGTTTCGAAAGTGAAACTGGAGGTAAGGTAAAGCGGCGTTGAATGCTCCCGAAATTCGCTACGATTCGGATGAGTACGTATTACTTTGGTTTCGTTATTTTCCACAATTTGTAATTACTAGTTGCAAGTTACAGGCTAAAGAATAAAAGCTAGCTTACTCTTACTGGCTTAATCAGTTGTAAACTAAATTTTACTTTTTCCTATCTAAAATTAAAAAAGCATTGTGATGATATTTCGCAAACTTACGAGGATCACAATTAATCCTACTAAGATCATCATGGTTTTTATCGGAAGTTTACGGGCTAGGATTGCTGCAATGGGGGCTGCCACCACGCCACCGAGTACTAATCCGGCTATTACCTGCCAATGGTTAAAGCCAATAAGGGCAAAGAAAGTAATGGAGCTTGCCAGTGAAACAAAAAATTCTGCCAGGTTTACGGAGCCAATAGTGTACAAAGGACTACGGCCACTGGCAATTAACGAAGACGACACAATTGGTCCCCAGCCCCCGCCACCTACCGAATCCAGGAAGCCACCTGCCGTAGCGAGTATGCCTAATTTCCGGATAGGTTTACGCTTAGTAGTTTTCTTTAAAGCTTTCTTAATGATAACACCCCCTAAAAACAAAGTGTATAATGCTACCAATGGTTTAATGATATACACGTAATTTTCGGCGGAAGAAAGTACGTAAGCTCCTAAGATAGCGCCTATTACGCCGGGTAATAACAAATTCTTAAATAATTTACTATTTACATTCCGGAAACGCAGGTGCATTAATCCGGATACGCCGCTGGTAAATATTTCGGAAGCATGCACGCTGGCGCTGGCAAAGGCTGGTGGAACGCCCACCGTAAGCAAAAAAGTAGTGGCACTTACGCCGTAAGCCATACCCAAGGCGCCGTCAATCATTTGAGCAACGAAACCAGCCAACATAAACCAAAGTATTTTAGAATCAATGTTTTGAGCGGCCTGGCGGGCATAAACGCCAAGAGTATCCATGGGTAAAAGGCTAAAAAGCAAATGCCCGGAAATCATTAATCCTAAACAGGCAAAGGCAACTATAAACTGATACCTCCGGGAATGTTTAATATGCGGTATTAAAGGAATGGGAGCAGGTTTAGGTGGTTCAGCTGCAATCACTTCAGTTGAAGTTCCCGGTTTTTCTACCAAAACCGAAGTTATGGTATTTAGTTGTTTTACTTTTTCCGCGAAATCGCCTTTTAAACTATTCCGGATTTGCTGCAAGTTGTCTAGCACAGCTTCTAATTCGTCCGGGAAAGTTTCGTTTAATACTTCTTTTACTCGTTTAGCTACCGTTGGGGATTTACCATTAGTAGAAATAGCAATTTTTAGATTGCCTTTCTGCACGATAGAACTCAGGTAAAAATCGCATTCATCTGGCGTATCGGCTACGTTGGCCAGTAATTTCTGATCTTTTGCTTCTTGTTTAATCTGCCTATTTAGGGCTTTATCATTGGTGGCTACAATTACTAAATCTTTTTCTTCTAGATCGGTAATAGTATAAGGCCTTTCCAGTAAGGTTACGTGGGGATGCTGTTCGGCCAGTTCTTTTATTTGCGGTAAAATTTGCGTTGCAACCAGCGTAACCCTAGCTTCCGGACTGTTACGAAGCACTGCTGATATTTTTTCTTCTCCCACTAGCCCCCCGCCCACAATTAAGGTATGCAGTTCGTGTAGTTTCAGGAAAACCGGAAAAAGATAATTTTCCTGGTCGGTAGCAGTTAAGGAATTAGGTTCAGTTAACACAAATTTTAAATCACAGATTAAACGGATTACACAGATTTAGCAGATTTATTTCTGATATACAGATTGACGCGGATTCCACGGGTTTACCTAAAAACTTGTAAAGTTTAAAGAGACTTTACTTATTTCAAAATAAACTACTATGATTAACATATTGAATCAGAATAATTAAGAGGATTAACTTAATTATTCTGATTCAATATGTTAATCATAGTAGTGGAATTCGCGTTAATCCGCGCTTCAAACATTCAGCAAATCGGCTAATACTTCCGGACGTTTTACTTCTTCGCCGCGATAAGTTTTAGCAGCGGTTAAGAAACTATCGGCTTCGGTTAAAAATTGCAGGGCAAATTCCTGACTTGGTTCGTTCTGGTTAATTTGCAGCACATGCGTTTTAAAATCCGGATCGAAGGTAAAAGTGCCATTGGCTACAAAATGCGTATCAAAATCGTTGATAATACCAATTTGCGTATTGCAGGCTATTCCTTTACTCAACAATAATGCTTTGGCGGTACCCACAAAAATGCTGTAGCTATGATAGATAGAATCCGCGTACATGCCGTTTTTTAAGGCTTCTACTGACCATTCCAGTTTTTCTTCTACCTCATACAACAAAGTAGCTACCAAATCAATCATTACCCCAGCGCATTCTCCTACTCCAATTGCAGTGGCGTATTCTTCTACGTGGCCCCAGTCTTTGTAATCGTCGGGAGCCATGGTACTTAAATCGGCAAGTGGTTTTAATAACTGATAAAAATAATTTTTACCCTGACGGTCGTAGTACGAGTTAAAATATTCGCCGTCGTAAGCGTTAGTTTCAAAATCGTTGAACAGGAAGCGCAAAATGTGTGGCCCCCGCTTAGTTGGCACTTTAATTACCCGGTCAGCTACACGGCCTTCGCCGTTACCCAGCGTACCGCCACCCAGCATTACCTGTAAAGCAGGAACAACGGCATTGCCGTGTTTAATAGAGCTGCCGTGGAAACCAATATTTGCTAAACCGTGCTGCCCGCAAGAGTTCATGCAACCACTAATTTTTATTTTAATGTCGTGGTTATATACTAAATCTGGAAACTCTTCGGCAATCATATTTTCCAGCACTTCGGCAATACCCATGCTGTTGGTAATTCCTAAATTACAAGTATCGGTACCGGGGCAGGTAGTAATATCGGCGGTACTGTCAAAACCTGGTTTAGCTAACCCTAATTTATTTAATTCCTGAAAAAAGTAAGGTAAAGCTTCGAGCCGGATATATTTAAACAGTAAGCCTTGGTTAGCCGTTACCCGAATATCATTGGCGGCAAAATCTTTTACTAAATCGGCTATTTTACGGGCAACATCGGTTTTGATATCGCCCATTAGCACCCGTGTTCTTACCGAATAAAAACCTTTTTGCTTTTGCTCCACTACGTTGGTTTTCAACCAGGCCTCGTAATGATTTTGATTTAAAATTTCTACGGCCGGTATTTCCCGTTCAGGAGCTGGCTCGGGTTGTGGAATAGCGTTGCGATCGATAACGTACGATTTACTTTTATTAGCCGTACGTTCCTGTGCTACTAAATCTATAAAAGCTTCAAAGCCAATTTTAGCAATCAGGTATTTCAAACGGGCTTTATTGCGGCTGGTACGTTCCCCGTGGCGGTCAAATACCCGAATAACCGCTTCGATTAACGGAATAACCTGGTCTTCGGGTAAAAATTCATAACCGAGTTTGGCCAACATAGGCTGTGCTCCTAAACCTCCGCCTAACACTACCCGGAAACCGCGTACTTCTTCGCCATTCTCCATTTTAACTTTAGGCACAAATCCTACATCGTGCATATAGGCCATGGCCGTATCTGCTTCTGAAGCGGAAAAACTAATTTTAAACTTCCGGCCCATATCCTGGCAAATAGGATTGCGCACAAAATACCGGAACGTTTCGTAGGCATAAGGCGATACATCAAATGGCTCGTTCGGGTCGATACCGGCGTCGGGGGAAGCGGTTACGTTACGTACAGTATTACCGCAAGCTTCGCGTAAAGTAATATCATCTTCGGCTAACTTAGACCATAGTTCCGGAGTGCGGTCGAGGCTCACAAAGTGAATCTGAATATCCTGCCGGGTAGTTAAATGCAAGTTTTTGCTAGCGTACTCATCGGATACATCGGCAATTTTGAGTAATTGCTTTACAGTAAAACGGCCAAAAGGCAATTTAATGCGCACCATTTGCACCCCAGGTTGGCGCTGGCCGTAAATACCCCGGGTTAAACGTAAACTCCGGAATTTTTCGTCTGGTAGCTGACCGCCCCGGAATTGGCGTATTTTCTTGTCGAGATCAATTATTTCTTTTGAAACCAATGGATTCTCGAATTCTGTCCGAAAACTTAACATACTATATTTCTTTATTTTCTTTTATCCAACTTAATACTAAAAAGGCCTTTTCTTACTTAAAGAAAGGCCCAACACACAACTATTTACTTTATAAAAGGCAATAGCTTATAATGGCCCATCATTCGCAGCACAACAACACATACAACAACAGGAAGCAAGAGTATATACCATATTATCTATATCGTTTTAATAGAATTAGCCCGGAATTAAAAAGGCCTTTCCTGGTTTGCAGAAAAGGCCTTAATTAAAAATATATTTTACAATCAAGCCTTCCCTGCCAAAGCCATACAACAGAAACCACAGCATGCCATGGAATTGCAGAAAATAGCAGAAAAAGCGTTTTGTGTATTCATTATTTTATTTAATGCCGTAAATATAAAGGTATGTTACGAACTTCCAGCAGCTTAGATTTATTTTTTTTAAGAAAGCTCCAAAACAATTGCGGCTTATGCAAGCAAATAACATTTTTATTAGGTAATTGTTCCGTAAAACTTTTAAAATTATAGATTCATAACCTTTACCAGTACCAAACCCCAAAGAATTTTACATTTTAAAAATTACCTTGATATTATTAACTTTTTTGTTTCAATTAATTTATTGGCATACCATAACCGACAATAGTACATTCCATTAGCAAGGTTCGGGAGCTTTAAAAGTACAAAGTTATCTGTAGCAGCTTGGGTTAAGACTACTTGTCCCACACTATTTACTATTTGAACTTGCTGTAATTCTTTATTCGCGGGAGCTACTATTGAAACTTGCTCTTGAGCCGGATTAGGAAAAATAACCGGTTCTGTTCCAGTTACGCGGATGTATTGCGTTTTAGTAACCGCATCGGATATAGAACTAAAACTGGCCGTAAACGAAACGGCGTAAATACCTGGCTGATCGTACCGAACCATTGGGTTCTGTTCTGTAGAAGTAGCGATGTTACCCCCTTCAAACGCCCAGGCCCATCCGTTGGCTCGTACTCCAATACTAGCATCCTGAAACTGCACCGTTGTTCCAGCTACAATAATAGTATCAGATACTTCGAAATCGGCGGTGAGCGGACTGGTACACACCACTGCCGTAGTTAATATATTCTGACGGACAGTACTTAAGATGCTTTGCATGTATTCGGCCTGATCCTGCGTAAACAAATTCATACAGGCATCATCGGTATAATCGAGAAAGTTCTGGTACATATTGCCGCCTGCCGAGCCATTGCTACAGGATTCTACTTTGCCCGTTGGGCAACCAGTAGAAGGCTTATCCTGATTAGGGGTATCATTAATATCATCGGAGTCGTTACAACTACCTGTATCGTTAGTGCCCCAGATATGTTGTAATCCCAACCAATGAGCAATTTCATGCGTACCCGTACGGCCTAAATTAAATCTGGAGGCAAACGGATTAGCGGGTGCCCGGCCAATAGTGGTATAATCCAACACTACTCCATCTGTTTCGGCAAGACTACCTGGATATTGCGCGTAACCAAGAGTTTTACTTTGAAGGTTACATACCCAAATATTTAAATACCGTTCACTATCCCAAGCATTCTGACCGCCATAAACTGAAAATTTAACGGCATCGTCCTGATCAAATTCAGTAGTGGAGGTAAACTTGCGTGTAACACCCGTAGTAGGATTACCTTTGGGGTCACGGGTAGCTAAACAAAATTGAATGCGGGAGTCGGCAGCCACGCCTTTAAACTGCGGCAATGTTTGGGAAGAATCCGCATTAAGGCGACGATAATCTTCGTTTAAAATTTCTAATTGCGAGAGTATCTGCTCGGTAGATATGTTTTCCTGACTAGTGTGATACACCACATGAAATACCACCGGCACTACGGTTACTGGTTGTTGCAACCGCGCCAACTTTTTCTGCTGCCGATACTTTTGAGCCCGTTTCTTTGCTTTTTGCATTTGATTAAGTAAATCCGGGTGAAGTTGCTGCAAGCGTTGTGTTACTTCGTTGGTGGCGCAGCGAGGTTTTGGATTTGGTTGTTGCGCCATAACAGTACCCGCTAGTAAAAGTAGCCAGATAATACAAACAGAATTAGTTAAACGCAAGGAGATAATTTTCAAAACTGGTAGAAGTTTAAGCATACATATGGTAATTCGTTAAAATCATATGCCTGGTTATTAAAACGATAAACTATTTACTTTTCGTTTAATAATTACAAGAACCATTTACTTCATTATTAATGTAAAAGGTATAATCATACAAAAGCCCGGCATAAAGCCAGGCTTTCGTGTAATTTAATTTCTTAAAAACTAGGTTCTGATTTTGTGACCAGCAACGGCATAATACCATATAAACAGGTAACATGGTACCATAATCCAGTAAGCCTGCTGTAAGTTAATAACATCGCCTAATTTACCGTAAAGTAAAGGAATAATGGCTCCCCCAGAAATTGCCATAATAATATAAGAAGAACCTATTTTAGTAAAACGGCCTAAATCTGCCAGGGCCAGAGGCCAAAGCGCCGGCCACATAAGCGAGTTGGCTAAGCCTAATAGCGAAATAAATAATACGGATACATACCCATCTGTAAATATGGCGGCTAAAGATAATATCACCCCAATAATAGCACATACTTTAAGGGCTTTGTCTTGCGTAAAGTACTTCGGAATACAAATAATTCCCACAATGTAGCCTACAATCATAGCAATAAGCGTATACGTGGTAAAAAACTTAGCCACCGTAAGTGGAATCTGATGATAATTATTCGCGTAGCTGATAACAGTATCACCGGCCATTACTTCTACCCCCACGTATAAGAAAAAGGTGAGCACGCCTATTACTAAATGTGGGAATTGGAATACACTGGTTTTACGTACATTAGCCGCTGCTACTGTTTCATCTTCCTTGTCGGTATCAATTTCGGGTAAGCCGGAGAAATAAATCATTATAGCTAAAACAACCAGCACCGCTACCATAATTAAATAAGGCGTAATAACCCGAGCCGCCAGTTCATTTAATTCGGCGGCTTTTTGTACGGCATCCATGCTGCTGATACGGGCATTAAGCGCATCGGCATCTTGTAATACAATGGCCCCTAAAATAATAGGAGCTAAAGCCCCCGCTACTTTATTACAAATACCCATAATACTAATGCGTTTGGCGGCACTTTCTAATGGCCCCAAAATAGTAATGTACGGGTTAGAGGCTGTTTGCAGAATGGCTAACCCGGTACCCTGAATAAATAATCCCAGTAAAAACAAGGCATACTGCCGGGTAAGAGCCGCTGGAATAAATATTACGGCGCCTACGGCCATTATTAATAACCCAACCGACATCCCTTTCTTAAAACCAGTAACCTTAAGCACCCACGCCGATGGAATAGCCATGACCAGGTAAGAAATATAAAAAGCAAAGGCTACTAAATACGATTCAAAATTATTAAGCTCACAAGCAATTTTTAGATAAGGAATTAATACCGAATTTAACCAGGTTACAAACCCGAAAATAAAAAACAGCGCCCCTATTATTACAATGGAGCGCATATAATGTGCATTTGTGGCGGCCGGACTTGGAACAGGCTTTTGAGATACCGAACTGTTGGTCATGGTTGTTAAAAAGATGATTTCGTTTTGTACACAAACGTGCTAGCCGAAAGTAATAAATTATTTTGAAATTATAACAAGTAAGATTATTTGAGTTGGGACAACTTGGGTTAGAAAATAAATAGTAATTGAAAAAAGTAAAATTTATGTTTAACCTGATGCGGCGGCTGATTAAATCTGCTTAAAAACTATTAAGAAAGTAAGCCACAGTTAAAGTAAAACAAAGCATTTACTAAAATATGCCGCAGGCGTATTATCGGATAGTAGCCTGTACCTGGTAGCGCAGAGGATCAAAGAAAATAGTTTTTTGAGTGCCACTGATCTGGTAAGTTGCAATCTGGTTTTTACCGTTTACGGGAGCGCAAGTAAGGGAAAAATCTTTTGCCGATGATACCAGATAATTATCTTCCCGGTATTTACCGGAAATTTGGATTACCCGCTGCTCAGGCGAAAGACTAACTTCCAGGTATTCCACGGTAGCATCGCGGTAACCGGCGCGTTTGCGGTAAGTAGTTTTACTCTGACCATCGGAAGTGGTTAATTTTGATATGTCGTAGGCAGCCCGAAGAGCCGGTTTGTTTATATCTGCCTGACTAAAAGTTTCTAATTCCCGCGCCCAATTTACCTGAGGTAATAAGGTAGTTTCCGGAGAGCCTGGTTGCGTACTTACTTTTTTTTCTACTTGCGCACGGGTTGTTTCTAATTGCTTTACCTGACCGGCAATAAATTCATTCAAATTAAAATACGGTGCAGCCACCGTTGTAGAACGTGCCGGTGCAGCAGACTGGTTGTTACAACTAATCAACCAGCCTGCTCCTATCAGCAAACTATATTTCAGATAACGAATCAAGACAAATAAAATAATTAAACGTGCTGTAATAACGAATTTCCGGTCATATCTGGTGGTTGCGGTATGCCCATCAATTCCAGAATAGTAGGAGCTAAATCGCCTAACTTGCCATTCTGTAAAGTTCCCTGATAATCATTAGAAGCCAAAATAAACGGCACCAGGTTAGTAGTATGAGCAGTATTAGGAGTTCCATCCGGATTAATCATCATTTCGGCATTGCCATGATCGGCAATAACTATACAGGCATAATCGCTGGCTAAAGCAGTGGTTACTACTGCCTCGGCACACTGGTCTACGGTTTCTACGGCTTTTACGGCTGCTTCAAACACCCCGGTATGGCCTACCATATCCGGATTCGCAAAATTAAGACAGATAAAATCAGCGGTTTTGTCACGCAGTTCC
Proteins encoded in this region:
- a CDS encoding SusC/RagA family TonB-linked outer membrane protein; amino-acid sequence: MHQNNYPNKVRRLKIIFLLGSLSFSSLSVPTVAREHIVTVWDVPVGGTVKVQGAGGTENGAGVTVVEKGTNNGTTTDANGNFKLTVKDNAAVLVFSMIGYKSQEIPVAGRTSFNVTLSEDISALNEVVVTGYQTIDRKLFTGSAALLKADDSKREGVNDVSRMLEGRVAGVSVQNVSGTFGAAPKIRVRGATSITGENKPLWVVDGIPLEDIVNVSNEQLSTGDPSTLVGSSVAGLNPNDIESFQILKDASATALYGARAMNGVIVITTKKGKVGKPIVSYTGNFTTYLKPTYSNFNIMNSADQMSVYSELQRKGWLNHSDASRRQDGGVFTKMYDEINRFDPATGQFGLQNTPEARAAFLEPYARANTDWFDTLFRNSFMQEHSLSVSSGTEKSQFYISTSYLQDNGWTVADQVKRFTGNVRANFNVSDKISFGLISQGSIRDQQAPGTIGRVSNAVSGQYDRDFDINPYSYALNTSRTLRAYDQNGNREYFRRNYAPFNILDELENNTLDISLLDLKLQGEFTYKILPNLKYSFLGALRYARTGQEHKVRENSNMANAYRAAGDATIRERNKFLYRDPDNPEAEPVVVLPYGGFYNTNDDNLVNYNFRNQLEWDKTFNEIHTIRLFTSQELRYTDRQNKIFNGYGYQYDKGGVPYVDYRLIKQNVEGNFNYYGMTMRYERFLAFMANGAYSYKGKYNLNGTVRYDGSNLLGQARAARWLPTWNVSGSWNVDTEGFMQAFLNKVNRLTLRATYGLTASMGNATNSSLVLENISTRRPYLSEVESAIGIQYLENSELTWEKQYETNVGMDIGLFNDRVSVTIDAYKRNGFDLIGSIRTSGIGGEEYKVANYADMESKGLELTLGSNIINEQDYGFRTQLTGAYNKGKITELRNDPDIWALVGPNGGALQGYPYRGLFSIDFQGLDSQNGSPIFINEDGEKSGDVYLQSDKIQHLKYEGSVDPIVTGGWFNSFRYKNFSLSALVTYSAGNVIRLNPAFKSSYTDLDAMPKEFLNRWTLPGDENTTNIPSILDRIEVAQLTGYPYNNYNYSTARVADGDFVRLKQATLTYNLPAARLSGIGFNTVSVSLVANNIWLIYADKKLNGQDPEFFGAGGVATPIPRQFTLSLKAGF
- a CDS encoding PhzF family phenazine biosynthesis protein yields the protein MKKVLYYLADVFTDEVFGGNQLAVFPDGQEVPEHLMQRIAKELNLSETTFVLPPENPQNDIKLRIFTPGKELPMAGHPTIGTAYVLLQQKLLSAEGRNRLIFEEGVGDIPIVFEQNGQDLGLITMSQPLPEFGQTVTNAQVLADLLSVDVADIVTEQPAQVVSCGVPYLYVPLKSMAAVKKARLRTEVLENQLRYINTDSIFLFSLETEQAAHTVHGRMFAPAFGIPEDPATGSACGPLGCYLVHHGLVPTETDTTEVKIICEQGFEMGRPSLLYITIGHENDTITGVKVGGKSVLVGEGYFYL
- a CDS encoding O-succinylhomoserine sulfhydrylase translates to MENNETKVIRTHPNRSEFREHSTPLYLTSSFTFETAEQGRALFADELEGNIYSRFSNPNTSEFIDKMCLLEGAEDGFAFATGMAAVFSGFGAILQSGDHILASRSVFGSSHQLLTKVLSKWGITHTYADAARPEEWEALIQPNTKLIFIETPSNPQLELIDLEWLGNLKKKHNLILSVDNCFATPYLQTPISYGADLVIHSATKFIDGQGRVLGGIIVGRQDLIDEIRFFARHTGPALSPFNAWILSKSLETLPVRMDRHCQSALTLAEFLDNHPELESVLYPFLPSHPQYELAKKQMKQGGGIVTFVVKGGYARAHQFMDALQIASKTANLGDTRTTVTHPASTTHSKLTESERTAVGISDGLIRISVGLENVNDLIADIDQALVATKA
- a CDS encoding sulfite exporter TauE/SafE family protein — encoded protein: MISGHLLFSLLPMDTLGVYARQAAQNIDSKILWFMLAGFVAQMIDGALGMAYGVSATTFLLTVGVPPAFASASVHASEIFTSGVSGLMHLRFRNVNSKLFKNLLLPGVIGAILGAYVLSSAENYVYIIKPLVALYTLFLGGVIIKKALKKTTKRKPIRKLGILATAGGFLDSVGGGGWGPIVSSSLIASGRSPLYTIGSVNLAEFFVSLASSITFFALIGFNHWQVIAGLVLGGVVAAPIAAILARKLPIKTMMILVGLIVILVSLRNIITMLF